One segment of Acidimicrobiia bacterium DNA contains the following:
- the ribB gene encoding 3,4-dihydroxy-2-butanone-4-phosphate synthase has protein sequence MELTSVEEAVRRIRRGEMVLVIDDEDRENEGDLTMAASWVTPEAVNFMLRWARGLVCMPCTPERLDQLALTPMVPPERAGCDTAFTVSIDHVEAGSGIGAADRARTMRRVVDLDATATEFKRPGHVFPLRARPGGTLERRGHTEAAVDLARLAGLPPVAVICEVLAADGAPAHVPELAAFADDHRIAMVTVDQVV, from the coding sequence ATGGAGCTGACGTCGGTCGAGGAGGCGGTGCGCCGCATCCGACGGGGAGAGATGGTGCTCGTCATCGACGACGAGGACCGCGAGAACGAGGGCGACCTGACGATGGCGGCCAGCTGGGTCACGCCGGAAGCCGTGAACTTCATGCTGCGCTGGGCGCGCGGCCTCGTCTGCATGCCGTGCACGCCCGAGCGGCTCGACCAGCTCGCGCTGACGCCGATGGTGCCCCCCGAGCGAGCCGGGTGCGACACCGCCTTCACGGTGTCGATCGACCACGTCGAGGCCGGCAGCGGGATCGGCGCCGCCGACCGGGCCCGCACGATGCGCCGGGTCGTCGACCTCGACGCCACCGCCACCGAGTTCAAGCGGCCGGGGCACGTGTTCCCGCTCCGGGCCCGGCCCGGCGGGACCCTCGAGCGCCGCGGCCACACCGAGGCCGCGGTCGACCTGGCCCGCCTCGCCGGCCTGCCCCCGGTCGCCGTGATCTGCGAGGTCCTGGCCGCCGACGGCGCCCCCGCCCACGTCCCCGAGCTCGCCGCCTTCGCTGACGACCATCGCATCGCCATGGTCACCGTCGACCAGGTCGT
- a CDS encoding ATP-binding protein yields MNRRRLPIDVKDLDVRRPLDSFPSIKLKLGFVIGSAVAGTIFVFWLGIKAGLWPSASGILAGLVAFLIVKFLSRGMTSPLREMAVAADAMARGDYSRRVTTSSHDEVGALARAFNEMAAELAETDRMRRDLVANVSHELRTPITALQAKLENLVDGVEAPARETFETMLAQVERLGRLVQQLLDLSRLEAGVVPLERAAFPVEPLLEDAVREQRLHGPAVDVAVDVEPADLTADGDPERVHQVVANLLENAVRFTPTGGTVEVRARRGPRGVRIEVLDEGPGIPEADRGRVFERFYRADAARSSIDGGAGLGLAIARWIVDLHGGDIHPEGRDPRGCRMVVTLPVLAPPQPIAERG; encoded by the coding sequence GTGAACCGGCGCCGGCTCCCGATCGACGTGAAGGACCTCGACGTCCGCCGGCCGCTCGATTCGTTCCCGTCGATCAAGCTGAAGCTCGGGTTCGTCATCGGGTCCGCCGTGGCCGGGACCATCTTCGTGTTCTGGCTCGGGATCAAGGCCGGGCTCTGGCCGTCGGCGAGCGGGATCCTGGCCGGGCTCGTCGCCTTTCTGATCGTGAAGTTCCTCTCCCGGGGGATGACGTCGCCGCTGCGCGAGATGGCGGTGGCCGCCGACGCCATGGCCCGGGGCGACTACAGCCGGCGCGTCACCACCAGCTCCCACGACGAGGTCGGCGCCCTGGCCCGGGCCTTCAACGAGATGGCCGCCGAGCTCGCGGAGACCGACCGGATGCGCCGCGACCTCGTCGCCAACGTCTCGCACGAGCTGCGAACCCCGATCACGGCCCTGCAGGCCAAGCTCGAGAACCTCGTCGACGGCGTCGAGGCGCCGGCGCGGGAGACCTTCGAGACGATGCTCGCCCAGGTCGAGCGCCTCGGGCGACTGGTCCAGCAGCTCCTCGACCTGTCCCGGCTCGAGGCCGGGGTCGTGCCGCTCGAGCGGGCCGCGTTCCCGGTCGAGCCGCTGCTCGAGGACGCGGTGCGGGAGCAGCGGCTGCACGGCCCGGCCGTCGACGTCGCCGTCGACGTCGAGCCGGCCGACCTCACCGCCGACGGCGACCCGGAGCGGGTCCACCAGGTCGTCGCGAACCTGCTCGAGAACGCGGTGCGGTTCACGCCCACCGGCGGCACGGTCGAGGTCCGAGCCCGTCGCGGCCCCCGCGGCGTCAGGATCGAGGTGCTGGACGAGGGTCCCGGCATCCCCGAGGCGGACCGGGGCCGCGTGTTCGAGCGCTTCTACCGCGCCGACGCGGCGCGTTCGTCGATCGACGGCGGCGCCGGGCTCGGCCTCGCCATCGCGCGGTGGATCGTCGACCTCCACGGCGGCGACATCCATCCCGAGGGACGGGACCCGCGGGGCTGCCGCATGGTCGTCACGCTGCCCGTCCTCGCCCCGCCCCAGCCCATAGCCGAACGAGGATGA